The following is a genomic window from Polaribacter atrinae.
GGGCAAGGATTCTTTATAAAAATGAAACCATCTGGAACTGATGAAATAGTTACTTTTAACAATGCTTATTTAGGTACTAAAACATCATTAACAGGTAATCATACTTTTAGTAAAATTACTAAAACAACACCTTATATAAAACTATATATTGCAAAAGGAGCTATAAAAGTAAATACAGATATTATCTTTTCTGAAGATGCAACTACAGGTTTTGATGCTGGAAAAGATATTATCAATTTTAATTCATCGGCATTTGATTTAACAACTAAATTATTAGACAACTCTAGCGATAAAGATTATACAATTCAGTCTATACCAAATAACGATTACGAAAATCAAATAGTTCCTTTAAACCTTAAAGGAAAAGCGAATGAGGAAATTACTTTTTCTGCTTTAAATAGTAATTTACCAGAAGGATAAAAAATTTTCTTAGAAGATAAAGAGACTGGTAGTTCTTACGAGTTAAGTGATACAGAAAAATACACCTTAACATTAAGTAGTGATGCTAGTGGTTTTGGACGTTTTTATGTACACATCTCTTCGCAAGATTTAAGTGTAATTTCTAATGATGTATCAAAAATTCAGATTTTTAATCAGAATAATTTCTTACAAATAAAAGGAACAAACACCGGAACCTTAAAAATTGATTTATTTGATCTTAACGGTAAAGCTATATTAAAAGAAAACAAATCTTCAGAAAAATATAGCCCTCTAGATTTAAACGGCCTTTCTAAAGGAGTTTACTTAGTAAAAGTTACTACTGAAGGAAAATCAGTTTCTAAAAAAATAATTATAGACTAACCTCTTTATAACGAACACATGAATATTAAAGACAATAAAAAAATAGATAGAAAAGAAGCTTTAAAAGAAATAGGAAAGTATGGTAAGTATGCTGCTTTAACAGCCTTAGGGACCTATATGATCTTAAGCCCTCAAAAAGCACAAGCTACCTCTGCTCCAGAGAATCTTGG
Proteins encoded in this region:
- a CDS encoding T9SS type A sorting domain-containing protein; translation: MFNQNNFLQIKGTNTGTLKIDLFDLNGKAILKENKSSEKYSPLDLNGLSKGVYLVKVTTEGKSVSKKIIID